One genomic segment of Pedobacter endophyticus includes these proteins:
- a CDS encoding glycoside hydrolase family 25 protein: MPPTKRNPAVKKPVTRKTNPRKKKPKPFPMQWKVAIAGLLLILLSPLYYGYVLNGFVATWRWIKDWGQDPNYRTYESFNIKIPKKFSVHGIDVSYYQGKIDWPKVKAMKEDEVKVSFAFIKATEGLLQVDPYFQRNWREAPKAGIVCGAYHFFRPKKSGKAQAKFFLQVVNIEKGDLPPVVDIETLDGVSPLRMRLELSDFLTYVEMKTKVRPIIYTGLKFYEDNLEGKLDEYPLWIAHYYQPKLRLDKSKWQFWQHSDKAKINGIGHVVDFNAFNGDSTSLAEMLVK; this comes from the coding sequence ATGCCGCCAACGAAAAGAAATCCCGCTGTAAAAAAGCCCGTAACCCGAAAAACTAATCCACGCAAAAAGAAGCCCAAGCCTTTTCCAATGCAATGGAAAGTTGCCATTGCAGGCTTGCTGCTCATTCTGCTTTCTCCGCTCTATTACGGCTATGTATTAAATGGATTTGTGGCCACCTGGCGGTGGATTAAAGATTGGGGACAAGACCCCAACTACCGCACTTACGAAAGCTTCAACATTAAAATTCCGAAGAAATTTTCCGTTCACGGTATCGACGTCTCTTATTATCAAGGAAAAATAGACTGGCCAAAGGTAAAAGCCATGAAAGAAGACGAGGTAAAGGTCAGTTTCGCTTTCATTAAGGCTACCGAAGGACTTTTACAGGTCGATCCGTATTTTCAGCGCAACTGGCGGGAAGCGCCCAAGGCAGGTATTGTTTGCGGTGCTTATCACTTCTTTAGGCCAAAAAAAAGCGGCAAGGCACAAGCGAAATTCTTTTTGCAGGTGGTAAACATCGAGAAAGGCGATTTACCGCCCGTGGTAGATATTGAAACTTTAGATGGTGTTTCGCCGTTAAGGATGCGGCTTGAACTTTCTGATTTCCTTACCTATGTTGAAATGAAAACCAAGGTTCGGCCAATCATTTACACCGGACTAAAGTTTTACGAGGATAATCTTGAGGGTAAATTAGACGAATATCCATTATGGATTGCGCATTATTATCAACCAAAGTTGCGATTGGATAAGAGCAAATGGCAGTTTTGGCAACATTCTGATAAGGCAAAAATTAACGGGATCGGCCACGTTGTAGATTTTAATGCCTTTAATGGCGATAGTACATCGCTGGCTGAAATGCTTGTAAAGTAG
- the cas9 gene encoding type II CRISPR RNA-guided endonuclease Cas9 (Cas9, originally named Csn1, is the large, multifunctional signature protein of type II CRISPR/Cas systems. It is well known even to general audiences because its RNA-guided endonuclease activity has made it a popular tool for custom editing of eukaryotic genomes.) — translation MKNILGLDLGTNSIGWALIQQDFEKKQGTILGMGSRIIPMSQDILGDFGKGNSVSQTAERTSYRGVRRLRERFLLRRERLHRVLNILSFLPQHYAAQIDFEKRLGKFIDEKEPKLAYRTEWNEAKEKAEHHFIFKNAFEEMLADFQQHQPHVLINKDGDAALVPYDWTIYYLRKKALTKKINKEELAWILLNFNQKRGYYQLRGEEEEENPNKLIEFHSLNVVDVIADEPQRGKADIWYSLVLENGWVYRRSSKTPLFDWKDKIHDFIVTTDLNDDGSVKTDKEGNEKRSFRAPGESDWTLLKKKTEREIEKSEKTVGTFIYDTLLQDHKQKIKGKLVRTIERKFYKDELGQIIQKQKEFHTELENDDLYNDCVRELYRNNEAHLLQLSQKNFTHLFINDIIFYQRPLRSQKSSIGNCGLEYRTYRDNEGVEHRQYLKTIPKSNPYYQEFRVWQWLYNLKIYRKDDDTDVTDKLIGTTKDLEQLFDFLMDRREIDQKILMKYLFSSSDLKGKALTTEINQYRWNYVYDAEKDVSKSYPCNETRGLISSRFEKVDGASDSFLTKEIEQQLWHLIYSVTDKTEYEKALRSFASKHALDKDSFVEAFKKFPPFKSEYGSFSEKALKKLLPLMRLGKHWDEKLIIANSTAYWNNISKILERLDKKSKSITEKDKEDWNKTINTNLEAELSAFLDGEVQAFQGLRLHIAQYLVYGRHAEAADTKRWNTVNDLEKFLEEFKQHSLRNPIVEQVVTETLRVVKDIWKKYGNGIRNFFTEIHVELGREMKNTADKRKQLTNRISENENTNLRIKAMLIEMTNDDSVFNVRPYSPMQQDILKVYEEGVLNSAIEIDDEILKISKMAQPSSSDLKRYKLWLEQKYRSPYTGEIIPLNKLFTPEYEIEHIIPQSRYFDDSLSNKVICEAAVNKLKDNQMGLAFIKKFPGEIVPLGMGKSVKIFNENAYVDFVKHHYAKNRGKRNKLLLEEIPEAMIERQLNDTRYISKYISGLLSSLVRAEENDEGPNSKYVIPGNGKITGELKQDWGLNDIWNDLILPRFERFNQLTGETHFTAWNENHHKYLPTVPLALYKGFSKKRIDHRHHALDALVIACATREHVNLLNNKHAKSKNERHDLKRNLMQFERTVYKHPQTGERIERDVAKAFEVPWNSFKEDARNALKKIVISFKQNLRVINKATNYYESFKDEAGNLRVDKDGKAQKSFIEQQSTNWAIRKAMHKETVYGKVDLPRIKVPKGKILTATRKSLDSSFNLKSIENITDTGIQKILRNYLVSKDGDSELAFSPEGVEDLNKNIQQYNDGKAHQPIYKVRVFEVGSKFPLGEKGNKRAKYVEAAKGTNLFFAVYWDEDKQKRNYDTIPLNEVIEHQKWRATLSNEERKDTPMIPIDTENGKFLFSLSPNDLVYVPTEEEKDSIEQLDFSSLNTEQITRIYKMVSSTGSECHFIQSTIASLIKSYDAKSKVGEMGSLNKLEITIDTNPIRIKETCIKLKVDRLGNISKA, via the coding sequence ATGAAAAATATTTTAGGTCTCGACCTCGGCACCAATTCCATTGGCTGGGCGCTTATTCAGCAAGATTTCGAAAAAAAACAAGGTACAATCCTTGGAATGGGTAGTCGGATTATTCCCATGTCGCAAGATATTTTAGGCGATTTCGGAAAAGGAAATTCCGTATCTCAAACAGCTGAACGAACCAGCTATAGAGGTGTGAGGCGCTTGCGGGAACGATTTTTGTTGAGGCGAGAACGATTGCACCGCGTACTCAATATACTTAGCTTTCTACCGCAACACTATGCTGCGCAAATCGACTTCGAGAAGCGCTTAGGAAAATTTATAGATGAAAAAGAACCCAAGCTTGCCTATAGAACAGAATGGAATGAAGCGAAAGAAAAGGCGGAACATCATTTTATTTTTAAAAACGCTTTTGAAGAAATGTTAGCTGATTTTCAGCAACACCAGCCTCATGTTTTAATTAACAAGGACGGAGACGCAGCTTTAGTGCCCTACGACTGGACTATTTATTATTTACGAAAGAAAGCGCTTACTAAAAAAATAAACAAGGAAGAACTGGCTTGGATTCTACTCAACTTTAATCAGAAACGCGGTTATTACCAGTTACGTGGCGAGGAAGAGGAAGAAAATCCCAACAAATTAATTGAGTTCCATTCGTTAAACGTTGTTGATGTTATTGCTGACGAACCGCAAAGAGGTAAAGCAGATATTTGGTACTCATTGGTTTTGGAGAATGGTTGGGTATATCGTCGGTCAAGCAAAACCCCATTGTTCGATTGGAAAGATAAAATTCACGATTTTATAGTTACAACAGATCTCAACGACGATGGCTCTGTAAAAACCGACAAAGAGGGAAATGAGAAACGAAGTTTTCGGGCTCCGGGAGAGAGTGATTGGACATTACTTAAAAAAAAGACGGAGCGGGAAATCGAGAAATCCGAAAAAACAGTAGGTACTTTCATATACGATACCTTACTTCAAGATCACAAACAAAAAATTAAGGGCAAATTGGTACGTACCATTGAACGCAAATTCTACAAAGATGAATTGGGTCAAATCATTCAGAAACAAAAGGAATTTCATACCGAATTGGAAAACGACGATTTGTACAACGATTGCGTACGTGAGCTTTACCGAAACAACGAAGCTCATCTGCTCCAGCTGAGTCAGAAAAACTTCACCCACCTTTTCATCAACGACATTATTTTCTATCAGCGGCCGCTTCGTAGTCAAAAGTCCTCTATTGGAAATTGTGGGTTAGAATACCGAACTTACAGGGATAACGAGGGCGTTGAACATAGGCAATATTTAAAGACCATCCCCAAGTCTAATCCCTATTATCAGGAATTTCGGGTTTGGCAATGGCTGTATAATCTTAAAATTTATCGCAAAGATGACGATACGGATGTAACAGATAAATTGATTGGCACTACGAAGGACTTGGAGCAGCTTTTTGATTTTTTGATGGACCGAAGAGAGATAGATCAAAAAATTTTGATGAAGTATTTATTTTCCTCTTCTGATTTGAAAGGAAAAGCACTGACTACAGAGATAAATCAATACCGCTGGAACTATGTATATGATGCTGAAAAAGATGTGTCAAAATCATATCCATGCAATGAAACTCGTGGTTTAATAAGCAGTCGGTTTGAAAAGGTAGACGGTGCTTCAGACAGCTTTTTAACCAAAGAAATTGAGCAACAGCTTTGGCACCTGATTTATTCCGTTACCGACAAAACAGAATACGAAAAAGCGCTACGATCATTCGCTTCAAAGCACGCTTTGGACAAGGATTCATTTGTGGAGGCCTTCAAAAAGTTTCCGCCATTCAAAAGCGAATATGGTTCTTTTTCGGAAAAAGCACTCAAAAAACTGCTTCCTTTAATGAGGCTGGGAAAGCATTGGGACGAAAAGCTCATCATTGCAAATAGCACAGCCTATTGGAATAATATTAGCAAGATACTGGAACGATTAGACAAAAAATCGAAATCTATTACCGAAAAAGATAAGGAAGATTGGAATAAAACCATCAATACAAATCTAGAAGCTGAATTAAGCGCTTTTTTAGATGGTGAAGTACAGGCATTTCAAGGGTTGCGCCTTCATATCGCCCAATACCTTGTTTATGGCCGCCACGCTGAAGCGGCTGACACCAAAAGGTGGAACACTGTAAACGACTTGGAGAAATTTTTGGAAGAGTTTAAACAACACTCGCTTCGCAATCCTATTGTAGAGCAGGTCGTTACCGAAACGCTTCGGGTTGTAAAAGACATTTGGAAAAAATATGGCAATGGGATTAGAAATTTCTTCACTGAGATTCATGTTGAATTAGGACGAGAAATGAAAAATACGGCTGATAAGCGCAAGCAGTTGACGAATAGAATTTCTGAAAATGAGAATACCAATTTACGCATTAAGGCCATGCTTATAGAAATGACGAATGATGACTCCGTATTCAACGTTCGCCCCTACTCCCCTATGCAGCAGGATATTTTAAAAGTATATGAAGAAGGCGTACTTAACTCAGCGATTGAAATTGATGATGAAATACTGAAAATCAGCAAAATGGCACAACCTTCTTCCTCGGATTTGAAAAGATATAAGCTTTGGCTGGAGCAAAAGTACCGTTCTCCTTACACCGGTGAAATTATTCCGCTAAATAAATTGTTTACGCCAGAGTACGAAATAGAACATATTATTCCTCAAAGCCGTTATTTTGACGACAGCCTAAGCAATAAAGTGATTTGCGAAGCGGCGGTGAATAAGTTAAAGGACAATCAGATGGGCTTGGCTTTTATCAAAAAATTTCCAGGCGAAATAGTACCGTTAGGAATGGGTAAATCGGTAAAGATTTTTAACGAAAACGCTTATGTAGATTTTGTAAAACACCATTATGCTAAAAATAGGGGAAAACGCAATAAGCTTCTACTCGAAGAAATTCCGGAGGCAATGATAGAGCGGCAATTAAATGATACACGTTACATCAGTAAGTATATTTCAGGTCTGTTATCTAGCCTCGTTCGTGCCGAAGAAAACGACGAAGGTCCAAATTCGAAGTACGTTATTCCCGGTAATGGTAAAATAACTGGTGAGTTAAAACAAGATTGGGGCCTAAATGACATATGGAACGACTTGATTTTACCTCGTTTTGAGCGTTTCAATCAATTAACAGGAGAAACTCATTTTACAGCTTGGAACGAAAACCATCATAAGTACTTGCCTACGGTTCCGTTAGCGTTGTATAAAGGTTTTTCTAAAAAGAGAATCGACCACCGTCACCACGCCTTAGATGCGCTGGTAATTGCCTGTGCTACAAGGGAACATGTGAACCTCCTTAATAATAAACACGCCAAATCGAAAAACGAGCGTCACGATTTGAAACGAAATTTAATGCAGTTTGAAAGAACGGTGTATAAACATCCGCAAACTGGAGAAAGAATTGAAAGAGATGTAGCTAAAGCGTTTGAAGTGCCTTGGAATAGCTTTAAAGAGGATGCCCGAAATGCTTTGAAAAAAATCGTCATCAGTTTTAAACAAAATCTCCGTGTAATTAATAAGGCTACCAATTATTACGAAAGTTTTAAGGATGAGGCTGGGAACTTGCGTGTTGACAAAGACGGCAAGGCTCAAAAAAGCTTTATAGAGCAGCAAAGTACCAACTGGGCAATTCGTAAAGCAATGCATAAAGAAACCGTATATGGAAAGGTTGATTTGCCACGAATCAAAGTTCCCAAAGGAAAAATTTTGACAGCTACACGAAAGTCGTTAGATAGTTCGTTTAACCTTAAATCTATTGAAAATATCACGGATACAGGGATTCAAAAGATATTGAGGAACTATCTGGTCAGCAAGGATGGTGATTCTGAATTAGCGTTTTCTCCCGAGGGTGTAGAAGATTTGAATAAAAATATTCAACAATATAATGATGGTAAGGCACACCAGCCTATTTACAAAGTAAGGGTATTTGAGGTAGGAAGCAAGTTTCCTTTGGGAGAAAAAGGAAACAAGAGAGCAAAGTATGTTGAGGCCGCCAAAGGCACTAATTTATTTTTTGCCGTTTATTGGGATGAAGACAAACAAAAGCGAAATTATGACACCATTCCACTCAACGAGGTCATTGAGCATCAAAAATGGCGAGCAACGTTGTCCAATGAAGAACGAAAAGACACGCCAATGATTCCGATAGATACTGAAAATGGGAAATTTCTGTTTAGTCTATCTCCTAACGATCTAGTCTACGTTCCCACCGAAGAGGAAAAGGATAGTATCGAACAGCTTGATTTTTCGAGTTTGAATACTGAGCAGATCACACGCATTTATAAAATGGTCAGTAGTACAGGAAGCGAGTGCCATTTTATCCAGTCAACAATCGCCTCTTTAATTAAAAGCTATGATGCAAAAAGCAAAGTTGGTGAAATGGGAAGCTTGAACAAATTGGAGATAACCATTGATACGAATCCGATTCGGATTAAAGAAACCTGTATCAAACTAAAAGTAGATCGTTTGGGCAATATCTCAAAGGCTTAA